One Ostrea edulis chromosome 2, xbOstEdul1.1, whole genome shotgun sequence genomic region harbors:
- the LOC125679108 gene encoding heat shock 70 kDa protein 12A-like isoform X1, protein MFVDLLQEGVKFTTMACAQEDRLMTAAIDFGTTYSGYCFSFRHDFENDPLKVSANTWTAGTAGLVSLKTPTTVLLDGDGKLVTFGYEAEDRYSELADDEEHGDYFYFRRFKMTLFNSSSRLTRDTMLKDITGGKQMRAITVFAHAIRYLKEHMLKTLDQRGAGIKARDINWVLTVPAIWDDPSKQFMREAAEEAGINRAQLMISLEPEAASLFCKYLPIEKLQGVDKGIGAFKPGSRYLVLDAGGGTVDITVHEVQFNGTLKELDKASGGAWGGTRVDESFKEMLEEIVGPGMLEEFALSHTADYIDLFRDFETKKRNVKDDAPGKITIRIPISLQELYEERSGEEIKKKIRQTRYKDDLTWVGDRLRINKPCFVNLFSAACDGMVDHVKKLLRSPKVRGTNNILMVGGFSESPLLQKRIRDEFSDCRVIIPQEAGLAVLKGAVIFGHQPATIAARIAKCTYGIETNTSFDARKHPQSKKKVVEGKEKCKEVFDKHVAIGQQLEVDEVQSEKSYFPLYSNQTKVALPVYSSTMDNPNFVDEAGCSYLGKLTVDLPQYGSDKEVSTNFIFGGTELKVQAIVKSTGEVTTANFDFLE, encoded by the exons ATGTTTGTTGATTTGTTACAGGAGGGTGTTAAATTTACTACAATGGCATGCGCCCAAGAGGATCGCCTTATGACGGCCGCCATAGATTTTGGCACGACATATTCAGGTTACTGTTTCTCTTTTCGACATGACTTCGAGAATGACCCGCTCAAAGTGTCAGCCAACACGTGGACTGCGGGTACTGCTGGTCTCGTGTCCCTAAAAACGCCCACCACGGTTCTCCTGGACGGCGATGGAAAATTAGTGACATTCGGCTATGAAGCAGAAGATCGCTACTCCGAGCTAGCAGACGATGAGGAACACGGAGACTATTTTTATTTCCGGCGGTTTAAGATGACACTTTTCAATTCATCGTCA AGACTTACTAGAGACACCATGTTAAAAGACATAACGGGAGGAAAACAGATGAGAGCCATCACGGTTTTTGCTCATGCCATCCGGTACTTAAAAGAACACATGCTGAAAACTCTGGACCAGCGAGGGGCCGGAATTAAGGCCAGGGACATCAACTGGGTGCTGACGGTTCCCGCTATCTGGGATGATCCCTCGAAACAGTTCATGCGTGAAGCTGCAGAGGAG GCAGGCATTAATCGAGCTCAGCTAATGATATCGCTGGAACCAGAGGCAGCCTCGCTGTTTTGTAAATATCTACCCATAGAGAAGTTACAGGGCGTAGATAAAGGAATCGGCGCATTCAAACCGGGTAGCCGATACCTCGTTTTAGATGCTGGGG GTGGCACGGTCGATATCACAGTCCACGAAGTTCAGTTCAACGGGACTCTGAAGGAATTGGATAAGGCCAGTGGTGGGGCATGGGGAGGTACTCGAGTCGATGAATCCTTCAAGGAAATGCTAGAAGAGATTGTGGGACCGGGTATGCTGGAGGAGTTTGCCTTGTCGCACACGGCAGACTACATCGACTTGTTTCGGGATTTCGAGACAAAGAAGCGCAATGTGAAAGACGATGCTCCGGGAAAGATCACCATTCGTATTCCGATAAGTCTGCAAGAGTTGTACGAGGAAAGGTCGGGagaggaaattaaaaagaaaattcgcCAGACCAGATACAAAGATGACCTCACTTGGGTCGGCGATCGTCTGCGCATTAACAAACCGTGTTTTGTAAACTTGTTTTCTGCGGCCTGTGATGGAATGGTGGATCACGTCAAGAAATTGCTACGTTCGCCCAAAGTCCGAGGTACAAACAACATCCTCATGGTTGGGGGATTTTCGGAATCACCCTTACTACAGAAAAGAATTCGTGATGAATTTAGCGATTGTCGAGTGATCATTCCGCAAGAGGCTGGATTAGCCGTCCTTAAAGGTGCCGTCATTTTTGGTCATCAACCAGCAACCATTGCGGCACGTATAGCTAAGTGCACGTACGGTATAGAAACCAACACATCATTCGATGCTAGAAAACATCCACAGTCGAAGAAAAAAGTGGTAGAAGGCAAGGAGAAATGTAAAGAAGTATTTGATAAGCACGTGGCGATCGGACAACAGTTGGAAGTAGACGAAGTTCAAAGTGAAAAAAGCTACTTCCCTCTCTACTCAAACCAGACCAAAGTAGCGCTACCCGTATATTCGTCCACAATGGATAACCCAAACTTCGTGGATGAAGCTGGCTGTAGTTATCTAGGGAAGCTAACAGTTGATCTTCCACAATATGGTTCAGACAAAGAAGTGTCAACAAATTTCATCTTTGGTGGAACCGAACTAAAAGTTCAAGCAATTGTGAAAAGCACGGGAGAAGTTACTACCGCCAATTTTGACTTTTTGGAATGA
- the LOC125679108 gene encoding heat shock 70 kDa protein 12A-like isoform X2, with amino-acid sequence MACAQEDRLMTAAIDFGTTYSGYCFSFRHDFENDPLKVSANTWTAGTAGLVSLKTPTTVLLDGDGKLVTFGYEAEDRYSELADDEEHGDYFYFRRFKMTLFNSSSRLTRDTMLKDITGGKQMRAITVFAHAIRYLKEHMLKTLDQRGAGIKARDINWVLTVPAIWDDPSKQFMREAAEEAGINRAQLMISLEPEAASLFCKYLPIEKLQGVDKGIGAFKPGSRYLVLDAGGGTVDITVHEVQFNGTLKELDKASGGAWGGTRVDESFKEMLEEIVGPGMLEEFALSHTADYIDLFRDFETKKRNVKDDAPGKITIRIPISLQELYEERSGEEIKKKIRQTRYKDDLTWVGDRLRINKPCFVNLFSAACDGMVDHVKKLLRSPKVRGTNNILMVGGFSESPLLQKRIRDEFSDCRVIIPQEAGLAVLKGAVIFGHQPATIAARIAKCTYGIETNTSFDARKHPQSKKKVVEGKEKCKEVFDKHVAIGQQLEVDEVQSEKSYFPLYSNQTKVALPVYSSTMDNPNFVDEAGCSYLGKLTVDLPQYGSDKEVSTNFIFGGTELKVQAIVKSTGEVTTANFDFLE; translated from the exons ATGGCATGCGCCCAAGAGGATCGCCTTATGACGGCCGCCATAGATTTTGGCACGACATATTCAGGTTACTGTTTCTCTTTTCGACATGACTTCGAGAATGACCCGCTCAAAGTGTCAGCCAACACGTGGACTGCGGGTACTGCTGGTCTCGTGTCCCTAAAAACGCCCACCACGGTTCTCCTGGACGGCGATGGAAAATTAGTGACATTCGGCTATGAAGCAGAAGATCGCTACTCCGAGCTAGCAGACGATGAGGAACACGGAGACTATTTTTATTTCCGGCGGTTTAAGATGACACTTTTCAATTCATCGTCA AGACTTACTAGAGACACCATGTTAAAAGACATAACGGGAGGAAAACAGATGAGAGCCATCACGGTTTTTGCTCATGCCATCCGGTACTTAAAAGAACACATGCTGAAAACTCTGGACCAGCGAGGGGCCGGAATTAAGGCCAGGGACATCAACTGGGTGCTGACGGTTCCCGCTATCTGGGATGATCCCTCGAAACAGTTCATGCGTGAAGCTGCAGAGGAG GCAGGCATTAATCGAGCTCAGCTAATGATATCGCTGGAACCAGAGGCAGCCTCGCTGTTTTGTAAATATCTACCCATAGAGAAGTTACAGGGCGTAGATAAAGGAATCGGCGCATTCAAACCGGGTAGCCGATACCTCGTTTTAGATGCTGGGG GTGGCACGGTCGATATCACAGTCCACGAAGTTCAGTTCAACGGGACTCTGAAGGAATTGGATAAGGCCAGTGGTGGGGCATGGGGAGGTACTCGAGTCGATGAATCCTTCAAGGAAATGCTAGAAGAGATTGTGGGACCGGGTATGCTGGAGGAGTTTGCCTTGTCGCACACGGCAGACTACATCGACTTGTTTCGGGATTTCGAGACAAAGAAGCGCAATGTGAAAGACGATGCTCCGGGAAAGATCACCATTCGTATTCCGATAAGTCTGCAAGAGTTGTACGAGGAAAGGTCGGGagaggaaattaaaaagaaaattcgcCAGACCAGATACAAAGATGACCTCACTTGGGTCGGCGATCGTCTGCGCATTAACAAACCGTGTTTTGTAAACTTGTTTTCTGCGGCCTGTGATGGAATGGTGGATCACGTCAAGAAATTGCTACGTTCGCCCAAAGTCCGAGGTACAAACAACATCCTCATGGTTGGGGGATTTTCGGAATCACCCTTACTACAGAAAAGAATTCGTGATGAATTTAGCGATTGTCGAGTGATCATTCCGCAAGAGGCTGGATTAGCCGTCCTTAAAGGTGCCGTCATTTTTGGTCATCAACCAGCAACCATTGCGGCACGTATAGCTAAGTGCACGTACGGTATAGAAACCAACACATCATTCGATGCTAGAAAACATCCACAGTCGAAGAAAAAAGTGGTAGAAGGCAAGGAGAAATGTAAAGAAGTATTTGATAAGCACGTGGCGATCGGACAACAGTTGGAAGTAGACGAAGTTCAAAGTGAAAAAAGCTACTTCCCTCTCTACTCAAACCAGACCAAAGTAGCGCTACCCGTATATTCGTCCACAATGGATAACCCAAACTTCGTGGATGAAGCTGGCTGTAGTTATCTAGGGAAGCTAACAGTTGATCTTCCACAATATGGTTCAGACAAAGAAGTGTCAACAAATTTCATCTTTGGTGGAACCGAACTAAAAGTTCAAGCAATTGTGAAAAGCACGGGAGAAGTTACTACCGCCAATTTTGACTTTTTGGAATGA